From one Cupriavidus sp. P-10 genomic stretch:
- a CDS encoding flavodoxin family protein yields MHTQSTRVAIVYHSGYGHTARQAQAVARGAGSVAGAESLLIPVEDIDQHWDTLEQVDAIIFGAPTYMGSASAQFKGFMDATSRNVFAKGGKWANKVAAGFTNAASRSGDKLATLQQMAIFAAQHGMHWVNLGLPPGHNNSKSTEDSLNRHGFFLGAAAQSNADESADVVPPLADLRTAEHLGARVAEVAQQLVAGRRALAELKQAA; encoded by the coding sequence ATGCATACCCAATCCACCCGCGTCGCCATCGTCTACCACAGCGGCTACGGCCACACCGCCAGGCAGGCCCAGGCCGTCGCCCGCGGCGCCGGCAGCGTGGCGGGCGCCGAAAGCCTGCTGATTCCGGTGGAAGACATCGACCAGCATTGGGACACGCTGGAGCAGGTCGATGCCATCATCTTCGGCGCGCCGACCTACATGGGCAGCGCCTCGGCGCAGTTCAAGGGCTTCATGGACGCCACCTCGCGCAATGTCTTCGCCAAGGGCGGCAAGTGGGCCAACAAGGTCGCGGCCGGTTTCACCAACGCCGCTTCGCGTTCGGGCGACAAGCTGGCCACGCTGCAGCAGATGGCGATCTTCGCGGCGCAGCACGGCATGCATTGGGTCAACCTGGGCCTGCCGCCGGGACACAACAACTCCAAGTCGACCGAAGACTCGCTGAACCGCCACGGCTTCTTCCTGGGCGCCGCCGCGCAGTCCAACGCCGATGAAAGCGCCGACGTGGTGCCGCCGCTGGCAGACCTGCGCACCGCCGAGCACCTTGGTGCGCGCGTGGCCGAAGTGGCGCAGCAACTGGTCGCAGGCCGGCGCGCGCTGGCGGAGCTGAAGCAGGCCGCCTGA
- the nrdD gene encoding anaerobic ribonucleoside-triphosphate reductase encodes MNTESRQPATPALDPALRTRCEVWTRVMGYHRPVTSFNTGKQGEFNERRFFTESACR; translated from the coding sequence ATGAATACCGAATCGCGCCAGCCAGCCACGCCGGCCCTCGATCCCGCCCTGCGTACCCGCTGCGAGGTCTGGACCCGGGTGATGGGCTACCACCGGCCCGTTACGTCCTTCAACACCGGCAAGCAGGGAGAGTTCAATGAGCGGCGTTTCTTCACTGAAAGCGCCTGTCGCTGA
- a CDS encoding anaerobic ribonucleoside-triphosphate reductase activating protein: MSGVSSLKAPVADGPCLPARATVAVPVPAPAAAASLRGGPALAGLVPFSSVDWPGQLAAVLFIAGCPWRCGYCHNAHLQRRHAAYAWPSVLDWLATRAGLLDGVVFSGGEPLSEARLPELARAVRALGFRVGLHTAGIYPRRLAALLPQLDWVGLDIKADSAGHDALVGRPGGLARVQASLALLLGAGLPFECRTTWDPACLSEPRLLALARSLAAQGVRRYAVQACRTGTATVPGASLSAPAREALASWFETFCYREG, translated from the coding sequence ATGAGCGGCGTTTCTTCACTGAAAGCGCCTGTCGCTGACGGCCCCTGCCTCCCGGCCCGCGCCACGGTGGCCGTACCCGTGCCCGCGCCGGCGGCCGCCGCGTCATTGCGCGGCGGGCCGGCGCTGGCCGGGCTGGTGCCGTTCTCCAGCGTGGACTGGCCCGGACAGCTGGCGGCGGTGCTGTTTATCGCCGGCTGCCCGTGGCGCTGCGGCTATTGCCACAACGCCCACCTGCAGCGGCGCCATGCGGCCTATGCCTGGCCGTCGGTGCTGGACTGGCTGGCGACCCGCGCCGGGCTGCTCGACGGCGTGGTGTTTTCCGGCGGCGAGCCGCTCAGCGAAGCGCGCCTGCCGGAGCTGGCCAGGGCGGTGCGCGCACTCGGTTTCAGGGTGGGGCTGCATACCGCCGGCATCTATCCGCGCCGGCTCGCCGCGCTGTTGCCGCAACTGGACTGGGTCGGGCTGGACATCAAGGCGGATTCCGCCGGCCACGATGCGCTGGTCGGACGGCCCGGCGGCCTGGCGCGCGTGCAGGCCAGCCTGGCGCTGCTGCTCGGCGCCGGCCTTCCATTCGAATGCCGGACCACGTGGGATCCCGCCTGCCTCAGCGAGCCGCGCTTGCTGGCGCTGGCACGCTCGCTGGCCGCGCAAGGCGTGCGCCGCTATGCCGTGCAGGCCTGCCGGACCGGCACGGCCACGGTGCCTGGCGCATCGTTGAGTGCGCCGGCGCGCGAGGCGCTGGCGTCATGGTTCGAGACGTTCTGCTACCGCGAAGGGTGA
- a CDS encoding methyl-accepting chemotaxis protein — MQNLGIRIRIGAAFGAMWALAAVGIAIALPRMQGAGDGNARNLLVALGVAGLGVAVAATWALARSIEAPLAEAVYIAETVAAGDLSQDFETERGGEFGRLLGGLGEMEDMLTDLVTRIKAATDSIGAASHQIAAGNTDLSQRTEEQAASLQQTAASMGELTAMVRQNTERARAANGLAEAASGIAERGGEVVGNVVQTMSAISASSRKVTDIIEVIEGIAFQTNILALNAAVEAARAGEQGRGFAVVAGEVRTLAQRSAAAAKEIKQLIDASVQQVDSGSALVGQAGETMHEIVQSVSRVTALLGEITVASEQQSAGIAQVNEAVAQMDSVTQQNATLVEQAASASSALAGQATELQQVVGEFKLDA; from the coding sequence ATGCAGAACCTGGGGATACGGATAAGAATTGGCGCGGCGTTTGGCGCCATGTGGGCATTGGCTGCGGTCGGCATCGCGATCGCACTGCCGCGCATGCAGGGCGCCGGCGACGGCAACGCACGCAACCTGCTGGTGGCGCTTGGCGTGGCTGGATTGGGCGTGGCGGTGGCGGCTACCTGGGCGCTGGCGCGCAGCATCGAGGCGCCGCTGGCCGAAGCGGTCTATATCGCCGAAACGGTGGCCGCCGGCGACCTGAGCCAGGACTTCGAAACCGAGCGCGGCGGCGAGTTCGGCCGGCTGCTGGGCGGGCTGGGCGAGATGGAAGACATGCTCACCGACCTGGTGACGCGCATCAAGGCCGCTACCGATTCCATCGGCGCGGCCTCGCACCAGATCGCCGCCGGCAATACCGACCTGTCGCAGCGCACCGAGGAACAGGCCGCCTCGCTGCAGCAGACCGCTGCCAGCATGGGCGAGCTGACCGCGATGGTGCGCCAGAATACCGAACGCGCACGCGCGGCCAATGGCCTCGCGGAAGCCGCATCCGGCATCGCCGAGCGCGGCGGCGAGGTGGTCGGCAACGTGGTCCAGACCATGTCAGCGATCAGCGCCAGCTCGCGCAAGGTCACCGACATCATCGAAGTGATCGAAGGCATTGCCTTCCAGACCAACATCCTGGCACTGAATGCCGCGGTGGAAGCGGCGCGCGCCGGCGAGCAGGGCCGCGGTTTCGCGGTGGTGGCGGGCGAGGTGCGCACGCTGGCGCAGCGCAGCGCCGCGGCGGCCAAGGAGATCAAGCAGCTGATCGATGCCTCGGTGCAGCAGGTGGACAGCGGCTCGGCGCTGGTGGGACAGGCCGGCGAGACCATGCATGAGATCGTGCAATCGGTCAGCCGCGTCACGGCGCTGCTGGGCGAGATCACCGTGGCGTCGGAGCAGCAGAGCGCGGGGATCGCGCAGGTGAATGAAGCGGTCGCGCAGATGGACAGCGTGACGCAGCAGAACGCGACGCTGGTGGAGCAGGCGGCCAGTGCGTCGAGTGCATTGGCGGGGCAGGCAACGGAACTGCAGCAGGTGGTGGGGGAGTTCAAGCTGGACGCTTGA
- a CDS encoding aspartate aminotransferase family protein, translated as MTHVFHRNPRQKLPVAVAGEGIELIDSEGRRYLDASGGAAVSCLGHAHPRVIEAIKSQLDTIAYAHTSFFTTEVSETLAETLAQAAPGDLDHVYFVSGGSEAVESALKLARQYFVEVGQPSRRHFIARRQSYHGNTLGALAIGGNAWRREPFLPLLVPAHHVSPCYAYRDQQAGETDAQYAQRLADELEARILELGPDTVAAFVAETVVGATAGAVPPVGDYLKRIRAVCDKYGVLLILDEVMSGMGRTGYLFACEEDGVVPDIVTIAKGLGAGYQPIGAMLSTRRIYDAIVGGSGFFQHGHTYIGHATACAAALAVQRTIAEDKLLANVLARGEQLRARLREALGEHPNLGDVRGRGLFVGVEFVADRDSKATLDPALKTHARLKSAAMQNGLLVYPMGGTVDGVRGDHVLFAPPFICTAQDIDDIVGRFAEAVQTVLPAGVAAAV; from the coding sequence ATGACCCACGTATTCCATCGCAATCCGCGCCAGAAACTGCCCGTCGCCGTTGCTGGGGAGGGGATCGAACTGATCGACAGCGAAGGCAGGCGCTACCTCGATGCCTCCGGCGGCGCCGCCGTATCGTGCCTTGGGCATGCGCACCCGCGCGTGATCGAGGCCATCAAGTCGCAGCTCGATACCATCGCCTACGCGCATACCTCGTTCTTCACCACCGAGGTGTCGGAGACGCTTGCCGAAACGCTGGCGCAAGCCGCGCCGGGTGATCTCGACCACGTGTATTTCGTCTCCGGCGGCTCCGAGGCCGTGGAATCGGCGCTGAAGCTGGCGCGACAGTATTTTGTCGAGGTGGGCCAGCCGAGCCGCCGCCATTTCATCGCGCGTCGCCAGAGCTATCACGGCAATACGCTCGGCGCGCTGGCGATCGGCGGCAATGCCTGGCGGCGTGAGCCGTTCCTGCCGCTGCTGGTGCCGGCGCACCACGTGTCACCGTGCTACGCCTACCGCGACCAGCAGGCGGGCGAGACCGATGCGCAGTACGCACAGCGGCTGGCGGATGAGCTGGAAGCCAGGATCCTGGAACTGGGGCCGGACACCGTCGCCGCGTTCGTCGCCGAGACGGTGGTCGGTGCCACCGCCGGCGCGGTGCCGCCGGTGGGCGACTACCTCAAGCGCATCCGCGCCGTTTGCGACAAGTACGGCGTGCTGCTGATCCTGGACGAAGTCATGTCCGGCATGGGCCGCACCGGCTACCTGTTCGCGTGCGAAGAGGATGGCGTGGTGCCGGATATCGTCACCATCGCCAAGGGCCTTGGTGCCGGCTACCAGCCGATCGGGGCAATGCTGTCGACGCGCCGCATCTATGACGCCATCGTCGGCGGCAGCGGCTTCTTCCAGCACGGCCATACCTACATCGGCCACGCCACCGCATGCGCGGCGGCGCTGGCGGTGCAGCGCACGATTGCCGAAGACAAGCTGCTGGCCAATGTGCTGGCCCGCGGCGAGCAACTGCGCGCGCGGCTGCGCGAGGCGCTGGGCGAGCATCCCAACCTGGGCGACGTGCGCGGGCGGGGGCTGTTCGTCGGCGTGGAGTTTGTCGCGGACCGCGACAGCAAGGCAACGCTGGATCCCGCGCTGAAGACGCATGCGCGGCTGAAATCGGCTGCGATGCAGAATGGGTTGCTGGTCTATCCGATGGGTGGCACGGTGGACGGCGTGCGCGGCGACCACGTGTTGTTTGCGCCGCCGTTTATCTGCACCGCGCAGGATATCGACGATATCGTGGGGCGCTTTGCCGAGGCGGTGCAGACGGTGCTGCCGGCGGGGGTGGCCGCGGCGGTGTAA
- a CDS encoding SRPBCC family protein, with protein MPSETDRIERSILIEAPVARVWHALADADTFGSWFGVKFDGATFTPGRRAVGSITYPGYEYLKFDVQVERVEPEKLLSWRWHPAPLERGRDYSDEPSTLVEFTLREVDGGTMLTVVESGFDQIPPERRMEAFRINGGGWDQQVKNVHKHVTGTA; from the coding sequence ATGCCCTCAGAAACCGACCGCATCGAACGCAGCATCCTGATAGAAGCCCCCGTGGCGCGCGTCTGGCACGCGCTGGCCGATGCCGACACCTTCGGCAGCTGGTTCGGCGTCAAGTTTGACGGCGCCACCTTCACACCCGGCCGGCGCGCCGTCGGCAGCATCACCTACCCCGGCTACGAATACCTGAAATTCGACGTTCAGGTGGAACGCGTGGAGCCGGAAAAGCTGCTGTCCTGGCGCTGGCACCCCGCCCCGCTGGAACGCGGGCGCGACTACTCCGACGAACCGAGCACGCTGGTGGAATTCACGCTGCGTGAAGTCGATGGCGGCACCATGCTGACCGTGGTCGAGTCGGGCTTCGACCAGATCCCGCCAGAGCGCCGCATGGAAGCGTTCCGCATCAACGGCGGCGGCTGGGATCAACAGGTGAAGAATGTCCACAAGCACGTCACCGGCACCGCCTGA
- a CDS encoding ArsR/SmtB family transcription factor, which yields MSTSTSPAPPEALDLQQSAAVFAALGDETRLRLVAALCAGGAMSIAQLTAGSAMTRQAVTKHLQVLSQAGLVRDSKAGRERLWMFEPAQVEAARRSLEAIGRQWEFALGKLKLAVETNH from the coding sequence ATGTCCACAAGCACGTCACCGGCACCGCCTGAAGCGCTGGACCTGCAACAGTCCGCCGCGGTCTTTGCCGCGCTGGGCGACGAGACCCGGCTGCGGCTGGTCGCGGCGCTGTGCGCGGGCGGCGCCATGTCGATCGCGCAACTGACCGCCGGCAGCGCCATGACGCGGCAGGCGGTGACCAAGCACCTGCAGGTGCTGTCGCAGGCCGGTCTGGTGCGCGACAGCAAGGCCGGGCGCGAGCGGCTGTGGATGTTCGAGCCGGCGCAGGTCGAGGCGGCGCGGCGCTCGCTGGAGGCGATCGGAAGGCAGTGGGAATTTGCACTGGGCAAGCTGAAGCTTGCGGTGGAGACGAATCACTAG
- a CDS encoding efflux RND transporter periplasmic adaptor subunit: MADHDLSRLKIDRSATAAPGAHIRPRRRWLRYAVIALILLAVLGIALRLAGPQSVQTTTVASAYPTQNFTLLNATGYVVPQRKAAVASKAQGRLEWLGVLEGSHVKKDEVIARLESKDVSASFAQAQAQVKVAQANLALQQAELKDAEVNLRRSEILIVPNAISRNQYDADVARFNKARASVSSSQASIASAQANARAAEVAVEQTVVRAPFDGVVLVKHANVGDNITPFSAAADTKGAIVTIADMETLEVEADVAESNIARIRAGQPCELLLDALPGVRLAGQVSRIVPTVDRSKATVLVKVRFVDRDARVLPDMSAKIAFLSRAATARDRQPMVAVQPATVVTRDGRQVVYVVRDGKAHETQVKTGDKLGELVAVQGVKPGDVLVLSPGDKLGDGDRVTPAKP, encoded by the coding sequence TTGGCTGACCACGACCTGTCCAGGCTGAAAATCGACCGCAGCGCCACCGCCGCGCCCGGCGCCCACATCCGTCCCCGGCGCAGATGGCTGCGCTATGCGGTCATTGCGCTGATCCTGCTGGCCGTGCTCGGCATTGCCCTCAGGCTCGCCGGCCCGCAGTCGGTGCAGACCACCACCGTCGCCTCGGCCTATCCCACGCAGAATTTCACGCTGCTCAACGCCACCGGCTATGTCGTGCCGCAGCGCAAGGCGGCGGTCGCGTCCAAGGCGCAGGGCCGGCTCGAATGGCTGGGCGTGCTGGAAGGCTCGCACGTGAAGAAGGACGAGGTCATCGCCAGGCTCGAGAGCAAGGACGTGTCCGCTTCCTTCGCCCAGGCGCAGGCCCAGGTGAAAGTGGCACAAGCCAACCTGGCGCTGCAGCAGGCGGAACTGAAGGACGCCGAGGTCAACCTGCGCCGCTCCGAGATCCTGATCGTGCCGAACGCGATTTCGCGCAACCAGTACGATGCCGACGTCGCGCGCTTTAACAAGGCCAGGGCTTCGGTCAGCAGTTCGCAGGCATCGATCGCGTCGGCGCAGGCCAACGCGCGCGCGGCCGAAGTCGCGGTGGAGCAGACAGTCGTGCGCGCGCCGTTCGACGGCGTGGTGCTGGTCAAGCATGCCAACGTCGGCGACAACATCACGCCGTTCTCTGCCGCCGCCGACACCAAGGGCGCGATCGTTACCATTGCCGACATGGAGACGCTGGAAGTGGAAGCCGACGTCGCCGAATCCAATATCGCCAGGATCCGCGCCGGCCAGCCGTGCGAATTGCTGCTCGACGCCCTGCCCGGCGTGCGCCTGGCCGGCCAGGTATCGCGCATCGTGCCGACGGTGGACCGCTCCAAGGCCACGGTGCTGGTCAAGGTGCGCTTCGTCGACCGCGACGCGCGCGTGCTGCCGGACATGAGCGCCAAGATCGCCTTCCTGTCGCGCGCCGCCACGGCGCGCGACCGCCAGCCGATGGTCGCGGTGCAGCCCGCCACCGTGGTCACGCGCGACGGCCGCCAGGTGGTCTATGTGGTCCGTGACGGCAAGGCGCACGAAACCCAGGTCAAGACCGGCGACAAGCTCGGCGAGCTGGTCGCGGTGCAGGGCGTCAAGCCGGGCGACGTGCTGGTGCTGTCGCCCGGCGACAAGCTCGGCGACGGCGACCGCGTCACGCCGGCCAAGCCTTGA
- a CDS encoding ABC transporter ATP-binding protein produces MNAAPLVRISHVAKSYRRGMQTVPVLTDISLDIGEGDFVALMGPSGSGKSTLLNLIAGIDRPDSGTLQVAGLDITQLPEAALADWRAANVGFIFQFYNLMPVLTAFENVELPLMLTSLPRAERRARVELVLDMVNLADRMSHYPSELSGGQQQRVAIARALITDPSLIVADEPTGDLDRTSAAEILAMMQRLNAELGKTIIMVTHDAHAAAAAGSLVHLEKGELIRGEVA; encoded by the coding sequence ATGAACGCCGCGCCGCTGGTCCGCATCAGCCATGTCGCCAAGTCTTACCGGCGCGGCATGCAGACCGTGCCCGTGCTGACCGATATCTCGCTCGATATCGGCGAAGGCGACTTCGTGGCGCTGATGGGCCCGTCCGGCTCCGGCAAGAGCACGCTGCTGAACCTGATCGCGGGCATCGACCGGCCCGACAGCGGCACGCTGCAGGTGGCCGGGCTCGATATCACGCAGCTGCCCGAAGCCGCGCTGGCGGACTGGCGCGCCGCCAACGTCGGCTTTATCTTCCAGTTCTACAACCTGATGCCGGTACTGACCGCGTTCGAGAACGTGGAACTGCCGCTGATGCTGACCAGCCTGCCGCGCGCGGAACGGCGCGCGCGCGTGGAACTGGTGCTCGACATGGTCAACCTCGCCGACCGCATGAGCCACTACCCGTCCGAGCTGTCGGGCGGGCAGCAGCAGCGCGTGGCGATCGCGCGGGCACTGATCACCGACCCATCGCTGATCGTCGCGGACGAACCCACCGGCGACCTCGACCGCACCTCCGCCGCGGAAATCCTGGCGATGATGCAGCGCCTGAACGCGGAACTCGGCAAGACCATCATCATGGTCACGCACGATGCCCATGCCGCTGCGGCGGCGGGCTCGCTGGTGCACCTGGAGAAGGGCGAGCTGATCCGCGGCGAGGTGGCCTGA
- a CDS encoding ABC transporter permease, whose amino-acid sequence MYALKLITRNALRHKLRTALTVLGLVIAVLAFGLLQTVIDAWYAGASAASSARLVTRNAISLVFPLPLSYEGRIRGVDGVTMVARSNWFGGIYRDPKNFFAQFAVSDNYLDLYPEFIIPEQQRAEYQRDRKGALVGRQLADQFGFKIGDVIPIKGTIYPGTWEFVVRGIMDGRDESIITRQMVFHWEYLNETIRKKTPRQADQVGVYVLGVDNPDNTAAISRNVDAVFRNSLAETLTETEQAFQLGFVAMSNQIIAAIRVVSYVVIVIIMAVMANAMAMSARERTVEYATLKALGFGPGFLALLVFGESLAICVAGGALGMLATPPMAAAFKQAVGGVFPVFTVSPETMRAQAACALAVGIAAGIVPAVQAARVRIVEGLRAIG is encoded by the coding sequence ATGTACGCGCTCAAGCTGATCACCCGCAACGCGCTGCGGCACAAGCTGCGCACCGCGCTGACCGTGCTGGGGCTGGTGATCGCGGTGCTGGCGTTCGGCCTGCTGCAGACCGTGATCGACGCGTGGTACGCGGGCGCCTCGGCGGCGTCCAGCGCGCGGCTGGTGACGCGCAATGCGATCTCGCTGGTGTTCCCGCTGCCGCTCAGCTATGAGGGACGCATCCGCGGCGTGGACGGCGTGACCATGGTGGCGCGTTCCAACTGGTTCGGCGGCATCTATCGCGACCCCAAGAATTTCTTTGCGCAGTTCGCGGTGTCGGACAACTACCTCGATCTCTATCCGGAATTCATCATCCCCGAGCAACAGCGCGCCGAATACCAGCGCGACCGCAAGGGTGCGCTGGTCGGCCGCCAGCTTGCCGACCAGTTCGGCTTCAAGATCGGCGACGTGATCCCGATCAAGGGCACCATCTACCCCGGCACCTGGGAGTTCGTGGTGCGCGGCATCATGGACGGCCGCGACGAAAGCATCATCACGCGGCAGATGGTGTTCCACTGGGAATACCTGAACGAGACTATCCGCAAGAAGACGCCGCGCCAGGCCGACCAGGTCGGGGTCTACGTGCTGGGCGTGGACAACCCCGACAACACCGCGGCGATCTCGCGCAATGTCGACGCGGTGTTCCGCAACTCGCTGGCGGAGACGCTGACCGAGACCGAGCAGGCCTTCCAGCTCGGCTTCGTCGCCATGTCGAACCAGATCATCGCGGCGATCCGCGTGGTGTCCTACGTGGTGATCGTGATCATCATGGCGGTGATGGCCAATGCCATGGCGATGAGCGCGCGCGAGCGCACCGTCGAGTACGCCACGCTGAAGGCGCTGGGCTTCGGGCCGGGCTTCCTGGCGCTGCTGGTGTTCGGCGAGTCGCTGGCGATCTGCGTGGCCGGCGGCGCGCTCGGCATGCTGGCCACGCCGCCGATGGCTGCGGCCTTCAAGCAGGCGGTGGGCGGCGTGTTCCCGGTGTTCACGGTATCACCGGAAACGATGCGCGCGCAGGCCGCGTGCGCGCTGGCGGTCGGCATCGCCGCCGGCATCGTGCCCGCGGTGCAGGCCGCGCGCGTGCGCATCGTCGAAGGCCTGCGGGCGATCGGCTGA
- a CDS encoding ABC transporter permease: MAIPLTYIARNLWARRLTTALTAGGLALVVFVFATMLMLDAGLKKTLVTTGEHDNVVVIRKGAETEIQSAVDRGQAGILEMHPAVAMTGAGQPMASREAVVLISLTKSSTGQPSNVVIRGISPLGMELRPQVRLVAGRMFRPGSAEIIVGSSIAGGFAGVQIGQQLRFAQREWTVVGHFDAGGSGFDSEIWGDVDQLMQSFRRNAYSSMVVRLANPTLFERFRADIDVDPRLADEAKREQVFYSDQSKALSSFINILGFTLSTIFSVAAMIGAMITMYASVANRVSEIGTLRALGFKRANVLVAFLIEAALLGLVGGLAGLAFAALMQFASFSTTNFQTFADLSFRFILTPGIALQALAFAMAMGLVGGFLPAVRAARMNIVDALRAH; the protein is encoded by the coding sequence ATGGCGATCCCGCTCACCTATATCGCGCGCAACCTGTGGGCCCGGCGCCTGACCACCGCGCTGACCGCGGGCGGGCTGGCGCTGGTGGTCTTTGTCTTCGCCACCATGCTGATGCTGGATGCAGGCCTGAAGAAGACACTGGTCACCACCGGCGAGCACGACAACGTGGTGGTGATCCGCAAGGGCGCCGAAACCGAGATCCAGAGCGCCGTCGACCGCGGCCAGGCCGGCATCCTGGAAATGCACCCGGCGGTGGCCATGACCGGCGCCGGCCAGCCGATGGCTTCGCGCGAGGCCGTGGTGCTGATCTCGCTGACCAAGTCGAGCACCGGCCAGCCCTCCAACGTGGTGATCCGCGGCATCTCGCCGCTGGGCATGGAACTGCGCCCGCAGGTCAGGCTCGTGGCGGGACGCATGTTCCGCCCGGGATCGGCCGAGATCATCGTCGGCAGCAGCATTGCCGGCGGCTTTGCCGGCGTGCAGATCGGCCAGCAGTTGCGCTTTGCCCAGCGCGAATGGACCGTGGTGGGCCACTTTGACGCCGGCGGCAGCGGCTTCGACTCGGAGATCTGGGGCGACGTCGACCAGCTGATGCAGTCGTTCCGGCGCAATGCGTATTCGTCGATGGTGGTACGGCTGGCCAACCCCACGCTGTTCGAGCGCTTCCGCGCCGATATCGACGTAGACCCGCGCCTGGCCGACGAGGCCAAGCGCGAGCAGGTCTTCTACAGCGACCAGTCCAAGGCGCTGTCGAGCTTTATCAATATCCTGGGCTTTACGCTGTCCACCATCTTTTCGGTCGCGGCGATGATCGGCGCCATGATCACCATGTACGCCTCGGTGGCGAATCGCGTGTCGGAGATCGGCACGCTGCGCGCACTGGGGTTCAAGCGCGCCAATGTGCTGGTGGCCTTCCTGATCGAGGCGGCACTGCTGGGCCTGGTGGGCGGCCTGGCCGGACTGGCCTTTGCGGCGCTGATGCAGTTCGCGTCATTCTCGACCACCAATTTCCAGACGTTTGCCGACTTGTCGTTCCGCTTCATCCTGACGCCCGGGATCGCGCTGCAGGCGCTGGCGTTCGCAATGGCGATGGGACTGGTGGGCGGCTTCCTGCCAGCGGTGCGCGCGGCAAGGATGAATATCGTGGACGCGTTGCGGGCGCATTGA
- the gltS gene encoding sodium/glutamate symporter, whose amino-acid sequence MNLDLLASLLTAVVVLLIGTLVNRSVGILSRYNIPDPVTGGLLFAIVASVAAAGANFRVVIDPGMKPVLLLMFFGGVGLGADLRMLKRGGKALVIFIIILLPYILVQNVVGVAMARTLDLHPIFGLVSGSITLVGGHGTGAAYAERFAEVNNLQAVMDLSMTVATIGLVVGGIIGGPVAQYLISRYKLRSTSREAGDTEEEAAAASPITTVGALAALAGMLAAVIGGRWIAAQMPAGPITIPGFLWCMMLGIAIRNLLPFIGLRFDDRATDLITNVCLSLFLVMTMMALDLAEVALSAGPFLLIIAMQVVFIILYVVFVCFRFMGRDYEAAVTSAAFIGFNMGSTATAMANMRAITARYGPAPTSYLITPLAGAFFVDLMNAFVLTLLLALPLIGG is encoded by the coding sequence ATGAATCTCGACCTGCTGGCTTCATTGCTGACTGCCGTGGTGGTGCTGCTGATCGGCACCCTGGTCAACCGGAGCGTGGGCATCCTGTCGCGCTACAACATCCCCGACCCCGTCACCGGCGGCCTGCTGTTCGCCATCGTCGCGTCGGTGGCCGCGGCGGGCGCGAATTTCCGCGTGGTCATCGATCCCGGCATGAAGCCGGTACTGCTGCTGATGTTCTTCGGCGGCGTGGGGCTTGGCGCCGACCTGCGCATGCTCAAGCGCGGCGGCAAGGCGCTGGTGATCTTTATCATCATCCTGCTGCCCTATATCCTGGTGCAGAACGTGGTCGGGGTGGCCATGGCCAGGACGCTCGACCTGCACCCGATCTTCGGGCTGGTGAGCGGCTCCATCACGCTGGTGGGCGGCCACGGCACGGGGGCCGCGTACGCCGAGCGCTTCGCCGAGGTCAACAACCTGCAGGCGGTCATGGACCTGTCGATGACGGTGGCGACCATCGGCCTGGTCGTCGGCGGCATCATCGGCGGCCCGGTGGCGCAGTACCTGATCTCGCGCTACAAGCTGCGCTCGACCTCGCGCGAGGCCGGCGACACCGAGGAAGAAGCCGCCGCCGCATCGCCGATCACCACGGTCGGCGCGCTCGCGGCGCTGGCCGGCATGCTGGCCGCGGTGATCGGCGGCCGCTGGATCGCGGCGCAGATGCCGGCCGGTCCGATCACCATCCCCGGGTTCCTGTGGTGCATGATGCTCGGCATCGCAATCCGCAACCTGCTGCCGTTCATCGGCCTGCGCTTCGACGACCGCGCCACCGACCTGATCACCAACGTCTGCCTGTCGCTGTTCCTGGTGATGACCATGATGGCGCTGGACCTCGCCGAGGTGGCGCTGTCGGCCGGCCCGTTCCTGCTGATCATCGCCATGCAGGTGGTATTCATCATCCTGTACGTGGTGTTCGTCTGCTTCCGCTTCATGGGCCGCGACTACGAGGCGGCGGTCACCTCGGCCGCGTTCATCGGCTTCAACATGGGTTCCACGGCGACCGCCATGGCCAATATGCGCGCGATCACGGCGCGCTACGGGCCGGCACCCACCAGCTACCTGATCACGCCGCTGGCCGGCGCGTTCTTTGTCGATCTGATGAACGCGTTCGTGCTGACCCTGCTGCTGGCCTTGCCGTTGATCGGAGGCTGA